Proteins encoded by one window of Glycine soja cultivar W05 chromosome 15, ASM419377v2, whole genome shotgun sequence:
- the LOC114388523 gene encoding aspartyl protease family protein At5g10770-like isoform X2, whose protein sequence is MQLNLYHVKGLDSSQTSTSPFSFSDMITKDEERVRFLHSRLTNKESASNSATTDKLGGPSLVSTPLKSGLSIGSGNYYVKIGVGTPAKYFSMIVDTGSSLSWLQCQPCVIYCHVQVDPIFTPSVSKTYKALSCSSSQCSSLKSSTLNAPGCSNATGACVYKASYGDTSFSIGYLSQDVLTLTPSAAPSSGFVYGCGQDNQGLFGRSAGIIGLANDKLSMLGQLSNKYGNAFSYCLPSSFSAQPNSSVSGFLSIGASSLSSSPYKFTPLVKNPKIPSLYFLGLTTITVAGKPLGVSASSYNVPTIIDSGTVITRLPVAIYNALKKSFVMIMSKKYAQAPGFSILDTCFKGSVKEMSTVPEIRIIFRGGAGLELKVHNSLVEIEKGTTCLAIAASSNPISIIGNYQQQTFTVAYDVANSKIGFAPGGCQ, encoded by the coding sequence ATGCAGCTAAATTTGTACCATGTTAAAGGTCTTGACTCCTCTCAAACTTCCACATCACCATTTTCATTCTCTGACATGAtcacaaaagatgaggaacgtGTCAGGTTTCTTCATTCCAGATTAACAAACAAGGAGAGTGCCAGCAATTCTGCCACCACTGACAAATTGGGGGGACCAAGCCTAGTGAGCACACCATTGAAATCAGGTTTGTCAATTGGTTCAGGCAACTACTATGTGAAAATAGGAGTTGGTACCCCTGCCAAGTATTTCAGCATGATTGTAGACACAGGTAGCTCCCTCTCATGGCTCCAGTGCCAACCTTGTGTCATATACTGCCACGTCCAAGTTGACCCTATATTCACCCCTTCAGTATCCAAGACCTACAAGGCCTTGTCCTGCTCATCCTCTCAGTGTTCCTCTCTCAAGAGCTCCACACTGAATGCTCCAGGTTGCTCAAATGCAACTGGTGCTTGTGTCTACAAAGCAAGCTATGGTGACACTTCCTTCTCAATTGGCTATTTGAGTCAAGATGTGCTAACCTTAACCCCTTCAGCGGCACCATCATCAGGTTTTGTATATGGCTGTGGTCAAGACAATCAAGGCTTGTTTGGAAGGTCAGCAGGTATCATAGGTCTAGCCAACGACAAACTCTCCATGCTTGGTCAATTGTCCAACAAATATGGCAATGCCTTCTCCTATTGTCTCCCctcatctttttcagcacaaccAAACTCTTCTGTATCAGGTTTCTTGTCCATTGGAGCctcatcattgtcatcatcaccATACAAGTTCACTCCCTTGGTCAAGAATCCAAAGATTCCAAGCTTGTACTTTCTTGGTTTGACAACTATCACTGTGGCAGGAAAGCCACTAGGAGTTTCTGCCTCAAGCTACAATGTTCCTACCATAATTGACTCTGGCACAGTAATCACAAGGCTTCCTGTGGCTATTTACAATgcattgaaaaaatcttttgtgATGATCATGTCCAAAAAGTATGCACAGGCACCAGGATTCTCCATATTGGATACTTGCTTCAAGGGGAGTGTTAAGGAAATGTCAACAGTGCCTGAGATTCGAATCATATTTCGTGGGGGTGCTGGCCTAGAACTTAAGGTTCATAACTCCCTTGTGGAAATTGAGAAGGGTACTACTTGTTTGGCCATTGCTGCTAGCTCCAACCCCATTTCCATTATTGGGAATTATCAACAGCAGACATTCACAGTGG
- the LOC114388523 gene encoding aspartyl protease family protein At5g10770-like isoform X1: protein MLQSLPSGVYKMSLFWFLVFSAHLALASSLVEFQDNDNPRQKQEGMQLNLYHVKGLDSSQTSTSPFSFSDMITKDEERVRFLHSRLTNKESASNSATTDKLGGPSLVSTPLKSGLSIGSGNYYVKIGVGTPAKYFSMIVDTGSSLSWLQCQPCVIYCHVQVDPIFTPSVSKTYKALSCSSSQCSSLKSSTLNAPGCSNATGACVYKASYGDTSFSIGYLSQDVLTLTPSAAPSSGFVYGCGQDNQGLFGRSAGIIGLANDKLSMLGQLSNKYGNAFSYCLPSSFSAQPNSSVSGFLSIGASSLSSSPYKFTPLVKNPKIPSLYFLGLTTITVAGKPLGVSASSYNVPTIIDSGTVITRLPVAIYNALKKSFVMIMSKKYAQAPGFSILDTCFKGSVKEMSTVPEIRIIFRGGAGLELKVHNSLVEIEKGTTCLAIAASSNPISIIGNYQQQTFTVAYDVANSKIGFAPGGCQ from the exons TGCACATCTTGCACTAGCATCCTCTCTTGTTGAATTTCAAG ATAATGATAATCCAAGGCAAAAGCAAGAGGGCATGCAGCTAAATTTGTACCATGTTAAAGGTCTTGACTCCTCTCAAACTTCCACATCACCATTTTCATTCTCTGACATGAtcacaaaagatgaggaacgtGTCAGGTTTCTTCATTCCAGATTAACAAACAAGGAGAGTGCCAGCAATTCTGCCACCACTGACAAATTGGGGGGACCAAGCCTAGTGAGCACACCATTGAAATCAGGTTTGTCAATTGGTTCAGGCAACTACTATGTGAAAATAGGAGTTGGTACCCCTGCCAAGTATTTCAGCATGATTGTAGACACAGGTAGCTCCCTCTCATGGCTCCAGTGCCAACCTTGTGTCATATACTGCCACGTCCAAGTTGACCCTATATTCACCCCTTCAGTATCCAAGACCTACAAGGCCTTGTCCTGCTCATCCTCTCAGTGTTCCTCTCTCAAGAGCTCCACACTGAATGCTCCAGGTTGCTCAAATGCAACTGGTGCTTGTGTCTACAAAGCAAGCTATGGTGACACTTCCTTCTCAATTGGCTATTTGAGTCAAGATGTGCTAACCTTAACCCCTTCAGCGGCACCATCATCAGGTTTTGTATATGGCTGTGGTCAAGACAATCAAGGCTTGTTTGGAAGGTCAGCAGGTATCATAGGTCTAGCCAACGACAAACTCTCCATGCTTGGTCAATTGTCCAACAAATATGGCAATGCCTTCTCCTATTGTCTCCCctcatctttttcagcacaaccAAACTCTTCTGTATCAGGTTTCTTGTCCATTGGAGCctcatcattgtcatcatcaccATACAAGTTCACTCCCTTGGTCAAGAATCCAAAGATTCCAAGCTTGTACTTTCTTGGTTTGACAACTATCACTGTGGCAGGAAAGCCACTAGGAGTTTCTGCCTCAAGCTACAATGTTCCTACCATAATTGACTCTGGCACAGTAATCACAAGGCTTCCTGTGGCTATTTACAATgcattgaaaaaatcttttgtgATGATCATGTCCAAAAAGTATGCACAGGCACCAGGATTCTCCATATTGGATACTTGCTTCAAGGGGAGTGTTAAGGAAATGTCAACAGTGCCTGAGATTCGAATCATATTTCGTGGGGGTGCTGGCCTAGAACTTAAGGTTCATAACTCCCTTGTGGAAATTGAGAAGGGTACTACTTGTTTGGCCATTGCTGCTAGCTCCAACCCCATTTCCATTATTGGGAATTATCAACAGCAGACATTCACAGTGG